The proteins below come from a single Mycolicibacterium sp. TY81 genomic window:
- a CDS encoding LpqN/LpqT family lipoprotein produces MQMSHRPVIAVAAAVCLSITLGACGGGDKGKSSTSSSSSSSSSSSSSSATSSTKAAPKLKPRKAEESGTNPTIADYIKEEKIQETSIHPGDPGAPAVDIDRPTGWDSAGEDTPDYAYGALVYTGPGAQSTDYTANIVALVSRLDGPVDPDKLLKLAGGEVKNLPGFESVGEEPGTSAGFPAFRIAGTYNLKSGGKAAFGQETVVFKGPDGLYVLQINATSDESQGHELFEALDAVDKSLKITF; encoded by the coding sequence ATGCAGATGTCGCATCGGCCTGTTATCGCCGTTGCAGCCGCGGTCTGCCTGAGCATCACGCTGGGCGCTTGCGGAGGCGGAGACAAGGGCAAGAGCTCGACCAGCTCCAGTTCCAGCTCGTCGAGTTCGAGCAGCAGCTCGAGCGCGACGTCGTCGACGAAGGCCGCGCCGAAGCTGAAGCCGCGTAAGGCCGAGGAATCCGGCACGAATCCCACGATTGCCGACTACATCAAGGAAGAGAAGATTCAGGAAACGTCGATCCATCCTGGGGATCCGGGCGCGCCGGCTGTCGACATCGACCGCCCGACCGGCTGGGACAGCGCCGGCGAAGACACTCCCGACTACGCGTACGGCGCCCTCGTCTACACCGGGCCCGGCGCCCAGAGCACCGACTACACCGCGAACATCGTCGCGCTGGTGTCCCGCCTCGACGGTCCGGTGGACCCGGACAAATTGCTCAAGCTCGCAGGCGGTGAGGTGAAGAATCTCCCCGGCTTCGAGTCCGTCGGTGAGGAACCGGGCACCTCGGCCGGCTTCCCGGCGTTCCGCATCGCCGGCACCTACAACCTCAAGAGCGGTGGCAAGGCCGCCTTCGGGCAGGAGACGGTGGTCTTCAAGGGACCCGACGGCCTGTACGTGCTGCAGATCAACGCGACCAGCGACGAGAGCCAGGGCCACGAGCTGTTCGAGGCGCTGGACGCGGTGGACAAGTCTTTGAAGATCACCTTCTGA